One window of the Triticum dicoccoides isolate Atlit2015 ecotype Zavitan chromosome 3B, WEW_v2.0, whole genome shotgun sequence genome contains the following:
- the LOC119275579 gene encoding probable receptor-like protein kinase At5g18500, with protein MEAPSSSPTLQDHLSQPTGPLHLKVWEVVCIALGVFMAVVFFLTVWLTMRSRKRTRRASANIPVTQIPAISKEIKEVRVEQVPATDFGAHDGVLLTIQDKPSDRESDKVMVHLGVSRSRRGDESHSGSFRYMDKDAGFQSAEEGGSGTFRQASTHGITAPSPLVGLPEFSYLGWGHWFTLRDLELATNRFSKDNIIGEGGYGVVYRGEIVNGTPVAVKRLLNNLGQAEKEFRVEVEAIGHVRHKNLVRLLGYCVEGTQRILVYEYVNNGNLEQWLHGAMSHRGSLTWEARIKILLGTAKALAYLHEAIEPKVVHRDIKSSNILIDDDFDAKVSDFGLAKLLGAGKSHVTTRVMGTFGYVAPEYANTGLLNEKSDIYSFGVVILEAITGRDPVDYGRPANEVNLVDWLKMMVASRRSEEVVDPTIETRPSTRVLKRALLTALRCVDPDSEKRPKMGQVVRMLESDDPIPRVDRRSRHNRGGSTEMDSQRENSDTDKSDNPDSKPSRSRASSSK; from the exons ATGGAGGCGCCTTCGTCATCCCCTACTCTGCAAGATCATCTCTCCCAGCCAACTGGCCCCTTGCATCTCAAAGTATGGGAGGTTGTATGCATTGCCTTGGGAGTGTTCATGGCGGTCGTCTTCTTTTTGACTGTCTGGCTCACTATGCGGAGTAGGAAGAGGACCAGACGAGCATCTGCAAATATCCCAGTCACCCAAATCCCTGCCATTTCCAAGGAAATCAAGGAAGTGAGGGTGGAGCAAGTCCCTGCAACTGACTTTGGGGCGCATGACGGAGTCCTACTAACGATCCAAGACAAGCCTAGTGACCGGGAATCAGACAAGGTCATGGTCCATTTGGGTGTAAGCAGATCGAGACGTGGGGACGAGAGCCACTCAGGGTCATTCCGTTACATGGACAAGGATGCAGGCTTTCAATCAGCTGAAGAAGGAGGGTCGGGAACTTTTCGGCAAGCTTCAACTCATGGAATAACCGCTCCTTCACCTTTGGTTGGCTTGCCAGAGTTCTCCTACCTTGGCTGGGGTCATTGGTTTACTTTGAGGGATTTGGAACTTGCCACTAACCGTTTTTCCAAGGATAACATTATTGGTGAGGGTGGATATGGTGTAGTTTATCGTGGCGAGATCGTCAATGGCACTCCTGTTGCTGTCAAAAGGCTTCTCAATAACCT AGGGCAAGCTGAGAAGGAATTCAGAGTAGAAGTTGAGGCTATTGGTCATGTTCGCCACAAGAACTTAGTCCGTCTTCTTGGTTACTGTGTGGAGGGTACTCAGAG GATACTTGTCTATGAATATGTGAACAATGGAAACCTAGAGCAATGGCTTCATGGAGCTATGAGTCACCGGGGCTCCCTTACATGGGAGGCCCGCATAAAGATTCTTCTAGGGACAGCTAAAGC GCTTGCTTACTTGCATGAGGCAATTGAACCAAAAGTCGTGCACCGTGATATCAAATCCAGCAATATTTTGATTGATGATGATTTTGACGCTAAAGTATCAGATTTTGGTTTAGCGAAGCTTCTTGGTGCCGGCAAGAGTCATGTAACTACTCGGGTTATGGGAACCTTTGG CTATGTGGCACCAGAATATGCAAACACTGGACTGTTGAATGAGAAAAGTGACATTTACAGCTTTGGAGTTGTTATTCTAGAGGCAATTACAGGGAGGGATCCTGTTGACTATGGTCGCCCGGCAAATGAG GTAAATCTGGTTGACTGGTTAAAAATGATGGTTGCTAGCAGGCGTTCAGAGGAGGTGGTGGATCCCACCATAGAGACACGGCCTTCGACAAGGGTTCTGAAGCGTGCACTTCTAACAGCTTTGAGGTGCGTGGATCCGGATTCAGAAAAGAGACCGAAGATGGGTCAAGTTGTGCGGATGCTGGAGTCAGATGACCCAATTCCTCGTGTG GACAGAAGATCGAGGCATAACCGCGGGGGGAGCACCGAAATGGACTCCCAACGGGAGAACTCCGACACGGACAAGAGTGACAACCCAGATTCCAAACCAAGCAGGAGCAGAGCATCATCTTCCAAATGA